The Phalacrocorax carbo chromosome 21, bPhaCar2.1, whole genome shotgun sequence genome has a window encoding:
- the POU2AF1 gene encoding POU domain class 2-associating factor 1 isoform X2 yields MGKKTSLASAPEQQPQPRPYQGVRVKEPVKELLKRKRGNVQNASATAGTTVVLPHQPLPSYSPMGQPCIDMDVAASALPVTDEGALCSGWISQPSPTSLQPLTQWTTYPDYVSHEAVSCPYTADMYVQPMCPSYTLVGPSSVLTYTSQPLITNFAPRSTTPAVVPQLEVTDQQPPLTYFPWAQPLSALPASTLQYQPASSTLSGPQFVPLPISIPEPAPQELEDARRVIGTLPIEKLLLEDEDNDTYVLNHALSVEGL; encoded by the exons ATGGGCAAAAAGACATCATTAG cttccGCTCCAGAACAGCAGCCGCAGCCTCGCCCCTATCAAGGTGTCCGTGTCAAAGAGCCAGTGAAAGAGCTATTGAAAAGGAAACGGGGAAATGTTCAAAATGCCAGTGCAACGGCAGGTACAACg GTTGTTTTGCCCCATCAGCCACTTCCTTCCTATTCACCAATGG GCCAGCCTTGCATTGATATGGATGTTGCTGCCTCTGCATTGCCTGTCACAGATGAAGGAGCACTGTGTTCTGGCTGGATCTCCCAGCCCTCTCCCACATCGTTACAACCTTTAACTCAGTGGACCACTTACCCTGATTATGTGTCCCACGAAGCAGTCAGCTGTCCATACACAGCAGATATGTATGTTCAGCCTATGTGTCCCAGTTACACACTGGTTGGACCTTCATCTGTTCTGACTTATACTTCTCAACCGCTGATCACCAATTTTGCA CCCCGAAGCACCACCCCCGCTGTAGTGCCTCAGCTCGAGGTGACGGATCAGCAGCCACCCCTCACATACTTCCCATGGGCACAGCccctctctgcactgccagccTCCACTTTGCAGTACCAGCCAGCTTCTTCCACGCTTTCGGGGCCGCAGTTTGTGCCCTTGCCAATCTCCATTCCTGAACCAGCCCCCCAGGAGCTGGAGGATGCCAGACGAGTCATCGGCACACTGCCTATTGAGAAGCTGCTTCTAGAAGATGAAGACAATGATACGTATGTTTTAAACCATGCTCTCTCTGTTGAAGGGCTTTAA